A genomic segment from Comamonas terrigena NBRC 13299 encodes:
- the prpF gene encoding 2-methylaconitate cis-trans isomerase PrpF: protein MNDSTSGTLPDSPRDPQRFAPQIRIPATYLRGGTSKGVFFRLQDLPEAAQQPGPVRDAILLRTLGSPDPYGKQIDGMGNASSSTSKAVILSPSSHPDHDVDYLFGQVAIDQAFVDWSGNCGNLSAAVGPCAIHMGLIDQARIPHQGMATIRIWQANIGKTIVAYVPITDGQVQETGGFTLDGVTFPAAEVALEFLDPADEGANDGADSGGAMFPTGHLVDSLDVPGVGRLAATLINAGIPTIFLNAADLGYTGCELQDAINNDPAALARFETIRAHGALRMGLIQRLEDAATRQHTPKIALVAPAQSYTASSGKAIAASDINLLVRALSMGKLHHAMMGTAAVAIATAAAVPGTLVNQAAGGGARNAVRFGHPSGTLRVGAEAQCTNGSWQVTKALMSRSARILMEGWVRVPGDVLNAR, encoded by the coding sequence ATGAACGACAGCACCAGCGGCACCCTGCCGGACAGTCCCCGTGACCCACAGCGGTTTGCGCCGCAGATCCGTATTCCCGCCACCTACCTGCGCGGCGGCACCAGCAAGGGCGTGTTCTTCCGCCTGCAGGACCTGCCCGAAGCCGCCCAACAACCCGGCCCCGTGCGCGATGCCATCCTGCTGCGCACGCTGGGCAGCCCCGACCCCTATGGCAAACAGATCGATGGCATGGGCAATGCCTCCTCCTCCACCAGCAAGGCCGTGATCCTCAGCCCCAGCAGCCACCCGGACCACGATGTGGACTATCTGTTTGGCCAGGTGGCCATCGACCAGGCCTTTGTGGACTGGAGCGGCAACTGCGGCAACCTGAGCGCCGCCGTCGGCCCCTGCGCCATCCACATGGGCCTGATCGACCAGGCCCGGATTCCGCACCAGGGCATGGCCACCATCCGCATCTGGCAGGCGAACATCGGCAAGACCATCGTGGCCTATGTGCCCATCACGGACGGCCAGGTGCAGGAAACCGGCGGCTTTACCCTGGACGGGGTGACCTTCCCCGCGGCCGAGGTGGCGCTGGAGTTTCTGGACCCTGCGGATGAAGGTGCGAACGATGGCGCAGACAGCGGCGGCGCCATGTTCCCCACCGGCCATCTGGTCGACAGCCTGGATGTCCCCGGCGTGGGCCGCCTGGCCGCCACCCTGATCAACGCCGGCATCCCCACCATCTTTCTCAACGCCGCAGACCTGGGCTACACCGGCTGCGAGCTGCAGGACGCCATCAACAACGACCCCGCCGCACTGGCCCGGTTTGAGACCATCCGTGCCCACGGCGCCCTGCGCATGGGCCTGATCCAGCGCCTGGAAGACGCCGCCACGCGCCAGCACACCCCCAAGATTGCGCTGGTGGCCCCTGCACAAAGCTACACGGCATCCAGCGGCAAAGCCATTGCCGCCAGCGACATCAACCTGCTCGTACGCGCCCTGTCCATGGGCAAGCTGCACCACGCCATGATGGGCACCGCAGCCGTTGCCATTGCCACGGCCGCCGCCGTGCCCGGCACCCTGGTCAACCAGGCGGCAGGCGGCGGCGCACGCAACGCCGTGCGCTTTGGCCACCCCAGCGGCACGCTGCGCGTGGGCGCCGAGGCGCAATGCACCAACGGCAGCTGGCAGGTCACCAAGGCCTTGATGAGCCGCAGCGCCCGCATCCTGATGGAAGGCTGGGTGCGCGTGCCGGGTGACGTACTGAACGCCCGCTGA
- the acnD gene encoding Fe/S-dependent 2-methylisocitrate dehydratase AcnD, protein MSTPQSPNPYRQPLPGTALHYFDAQAAVEAIRPGAWATLPYTSRVHAENLVRRCDPAILTECLGQIVHRQRQRDFPWFPARVVCHDILGQTALVDLAGLRDAIAAQGGDPAAVNPVVPVQLIVDHSLAVECGGDDPQAFARNRAIEDRRNEDRFHFIDWCKRAFQNVEVIPPGNGIMHQINLERMSPVVHAVNGEAYPDTLVGTDSHTPHVDALGVIAVGVGGLEAENVMLGRASWMRLPEIVGVQLTGQRPGGVTATDVVLALTQFLRQQKVVGAYLEFFGAGARSLTIGDRATISNMAPEYGATAAMFAIDEQTIDYLRLTGREPAQVQLVETYARQAGLWADTLAHAEYERTLHFDLSSVVRNIAGPSNPHARLATTDLAAQGIAGPWTQTEGQMPDGAVIIAAITSCTNTSNPRNVIAAGLLARNARNLGLARKPWVKTSLAPGSKTVPLYLQQAGLLHDLEALGFGVVAFACTTCNGMSGALEPAIQQEIIDRDLYTTAVLSGNRNFDGRIHPQARQAFLASPPLVVAYAIAGTIRFDIENDVLGVFQGREIRLKDIWPSDAEIDAVAKAAVRPEQFRAVYEPMFAIQPDHGAREAALYNWRPQSTYIRRPPYWEGALAGARTLRGMRPLAILPDNITTDHLSPSNAILLDSAAGEYLHAMGLPEEDFNSYATHRGDHLTAQRATFANPKLFNEMVLDAAGKVRQGSLARVEPEGTTMRMWEAIETYMQRRQPLLIIAGADYGQGSSRDWAAKGVRLAGVEAIVAEGFERIHRTNLIGMGVLPLEFLPGTTRHTLGLDGTETFDVLGQRQPRAQLTLHIHRTTGARTEVPVTCRLDTAEEVSIYEAGGVLQRFAQDFLAENTRQREAAAAV, encoded by the coding sequence ATGAGCACGCCCCAAAGCCCCAACCCCTACCGCCAACCGCTGCCCGGCACCGCACTGCATTACTTTGACGCGCAGGCCGCCGTGGAAGCCATCCGCCCCGGCGCCTGGGCCACCCTGCCCTACACCAGCCGCGTGCATGCCGAAAATCTGGTGCGCCGCTGCGACCCGGCCATCCTCACCGAATGCCTGGGACAGATCGTCCACCGCCAGCGCCAGCGCGACTTTCCCTGGTTCCCGGCCCGTGTGGTCTGCCATGACATCCTGGGCCAGACCGCGCTGGTGGACCTGGCCGGTCTGCGCGACGCGATTGCGGCGCAAGGGGGTGATCCGGCGGCCGTGAATCCGGTGGTGCCCGTGCAGCTCATCGTGGACCACTCGCTGGCCGTGGAATGCGGGGGCGATGACCCGCAGGCCTTCGCCAGAAACCGCGCCATCGAAGACCGCCGCAACGAGGACCGCTTTCACTTCATCGACTGGTGCAAGCGCGCGTTCCAGAACGTCGAAGTGATCCCCCCGGGCAACGGCATCATGCACCAGATCAATCTGGAGCGGATGAGCCCCGTGGTCCACGCCGTCAATGGCGAAGCCTACCCCGACACCCTGGTGGGCACCGACAGCCACACCCCCCATGTGGATGCCCTGGGCGTGATCGCCGTGGGCGTGGGCGGGCTGGAGGCAGAGAACGTGATGCTGGGCCGCGCCTCCTGGATGCGCCTGCCCGAGATCGTTGGCGTGCAACTCACCGGCCAGCGCCCCGGCGGCGTCACCGCCACCGACGTGGTGCTGGCCCTGACGCAGTTCCTGCGCCAGCAGAAAGTGGTGGGCGCCTACCTGGAATTCTTTGGCGCAGGCGCACGCAGCCTGACCATTGGCGACCGCGCCACCATCTCCAACATGGCGCCCGAGTACGGAGCCACCGCCGCCATGTTCGCCATCGACGAGCAGACCATCGACTACCTGCGCCTGACCGGCCGCGAACCGGCCCAGGTGCAGCTGGTCGAAACCTATGCCAGGCAGGCCGGCCTCTGGGCCGATACCCTGGCGCACGCCGAATACGAACGCACCCTGCACTTTGACCTGTCCAGCGTGGTGCGCAACATCGCCGGCCCGTCCAACCCGCATGCGCGCCTGGCCACCACCGACCTGGCGGCCCAAGGCATTGCCGGGCCCTGGACGCAGACCGAAGGCCAGATGCCCGACGGCGCGGTCATCATTGCCGCCATCACCAGCTGCACCAACACCAGCAACCCGCGCAATGTGATCGCCGCCGGCCTGCTGGCGCGCAATGCGCGCAATCTGGGGCTGGCACGCAAGCCCTGGGTCAAGACCTCGCTGGCCCCTGGCTCCAAGACCGTGCCGCTGTACCTGCAGCAGGCCGGCCTGCTGCATGACCTGGAAGCGCTGGGCTTCGGCGTGGTGGCGTTTGCCTGCACCACCTGCAACGGCATGAGCGGCGCGCTGGAACCCGCCATCCAGCAGGAGATCATCGACCGCGACCTCTACACCACCGCCGTGCTCTCGGGCAACCGCAACTTCGACGGCCGCATCCACCCCCAAGCACGGCAGGCCTTTCTGGCGTCGCCCCCGCTGGTGGTGGCCTATGCCATTGCGGGCACCATCCGCTTCGATATCGAAAACGATGTGCTCGGCGTGTTCCAGGGGCGCGAGATCCGCCTCAAGGACATCTGGCCCAGCGATGCCGAAATCGACGCCGTGGCCAAGGCCGCCGTCCGGCCCGAGCAGTTCCGTGCGGTGTACGAACCCATGTTTGCCATCCAGCCCGATCACGGGGCCCGGGAAGCAGCGCTCTATAACTGGCGCCCGCAATCCACCTACATCCGCCGCCCGCCGTACTGGGAAGGCGCGCTGGCCGGTGCGCGCACGCTGCGTGGCATGCGGCCGCTGGCCATCCTGCCGGACAACATCACCACCGACCACCTCTCGCCCTCCAACGCCATCCTGCTGGACTCGGCCGCCGGGGAGTACCTGCACGCCATGGGCCTGCCCGAGGAAGACTTCAACTCCTATGCCACCCACCGTGGCGACCACCTGACGGCCCAGCGCGCCACCTTCGCCAACCCCAAGCTGTTCAACGAAATGGTGCTGGACGCGGCGGGCAAGGTCCGCCAGGGGTCGCTCGCGCGGGTCGAGCCCGAGGGCACAACCATGCGCATGTGGGAGGCGATCGAAACCTATATGCAGCGCCGGCAACCGCTGCTCATCATTGCGGGGGCCGACTACGGCCAGGGCTCCAGCCGCGACTGGGCCGCCAAGGGCGTGCGCCTGGCAGGGGTGGAAGCGATCGTGGCCGAAGGCTTTGAGCGCATCCACCGCACCAACCTGATCGGCATGGGGGTGCTGCCGCTGGAGTTCCTGCCCGGCACCACCCGCCACACCCTGGGGCTGGACGGTACGGAGACCTTTGATGTGCTGGGCCAGCGCCAGCCGCGTGCGCAGCTGACACTGCACATCCACCGCACCACCGGCGCACGCACCGAGGTACCGGTGACCTGCCGCCTCGATACAGCAGAAGAAGTCAGCATCTACGAAGCCGGCGGGGTGCTGCAGCGCTTTGCCCAGGACTTCCTTGCCGAAAACACCCGCCAACGGGAAGCTGCCGCCGCCGTATAA
- a CDS encoding LysR family transcriptional regulator — protein sequence MLERIHLAILQEVEKQGSLTAAADVLCVTQSALSHSMKKLEGQLGTDIWLREGRSLRLTQAGQYLLAVANRVLPQLDLAEARLKQFAQGERGALRIGMECHPCYQWLLKIASPYLAAWPDVEVDVKQKFQFGGIGALFGYEIDLLVTPDPLYKPGLEFVPVFDYEQVLVVSSQHPLAQADYVLPRQLGSEVLITYPVATDRLDIYNQFLLPAGIAPRRHKTIETTDIMLQMVASGRGVAALPRWLALEYAGKMPVVPVRLGKKGIAKQIHLGAREADMDIDYLQAFIALAREPFSAV from the coding sequence ATGCTGGAGCGCATCCATCTCGCCATCCTCCAAGAGGTTGAAAAACAAGGCTCTTTGACCGCAGCGGCCGATGTGCTGTGCGTCACGCAGTCGGCGCTGAGCCACAGTATGAAAAAGCTCGAAGGCCAGCTGGGCACCGATATCTGGCTGCGCGAAGGCCGCAGCCTGCGGCTGACGCAGGCCGGGCAGTACCTGCTGGCCGTGGCCAATCGCGTGCTGCCGCAGCTGGACCTGGCCGAAGCCCGGCTCAAGCAGTTCGCCCAGGGAGAGCGGGGGGCGCTGCGCATCGGTATGGAATGCCACCCCTGCTACCAGTGGCTGCTGAAGATCGCCTCGCCCTATCTGGCGGCCTGGCCCGATGTGGAAGTGGACGTGAAACAGAAGTTCCAGTTTGGCGGCATTGGCGCGCTGTTCGGCTACGAGATCGACCTGCTGGTCACGCCGGACCCGCTGTACAAGCCGGGCCTGGAGTTTGTGCCGGTGTTCGATTACGAGCAGGTGCTGGTGGTCTCCAGCCAGCACCCGCTGGCGCAGGCGGACTATGTGCTGCCCCGGCAACTGGGCAGCGAGGTGCTGATCACCTACCCGGTGGCCACCGACCGGCTGGACATCTACAACCAGTTTCTGCTGCCCGCAGGCATTGCGCCGCGCCGGCACAAGACCATTGAGACCACCGACATCATGCTGCAGATGGTGGCCAGCGGCCGGGGCGTGGCGGCGCTGCCGCGCTGGCTGGCGCTGGAGTACGCCGGCAAGATGCCGGTGGTGCCCGTGCGCCTGGGCAAGAAAGGCATTGCCAAGCAGATCCACCTGGGCGCGCGCGAGGCGGACATGGACATCGACTACCTGCAGGCCTTTATTGCGCTGGCGCGCGAGCCGTTCAGCGCGGTCTGA
- a CDS encoding isocitrate lyase/PEP mutase family protein produces the protein MNPKQQLAALALARRGVLVPGAFNALSARLIADLGFEAIYVTGAGVTNMWFGMPDQGFMGLSDIADHTARIRDAVEVPLLVDADTGFGNAVNTYHAVRTLERAGADCIQLEDQVSPKRCGHFNGKQVIETSEMLGKIKAAVDARRDSGTLIMARTDAAAVHGFEAAIERAQAFEEAGADILFVEAVTRAEEVRALPQRLHAPQLMNMVIGGKTPLFNADALGQLGFGFVLYANAALQGAVAGMQKCLTVLRDAHQVDEDPAIVAPFLERQRLVNKDFWDGLEQKYQ, from the coding sequence ATGAACCCCAAGCAACAACTCGCAGCCCTGGCCCTGGCCCGCCGCGGCGTCCTGGTGCCCGGCGCCTTCAACGCCCTGTCGGCCCGGCTCATTGCCGACCTGGGCTTTGAAGCCATTTACGTCACGGGCGCCGGTGTCACCAATATGTGGTTCGGCATGCCCGACCAGGGCTTCATGGGCCTGAGCGACATTGCCGACCACACCGCCCGCATCCGCGACGCGGTGGAAGTGCCGCTGCTGGTGGACGCCGACACCGGCTTTGGCAATGCCGTCAACACCTACCACGCCGTGCGCACCCTGGAGCGTGCCGGGGCCGACTGCATCCAGCTGGAAGACCAGGTCTCGCCCAAGCGCTGCGGCCACTTCAACGGCAAGCAGGTGATCGAGACCAGCGAGATGCTGGGCAAGATCAAGGCCGCCGTCGACGCCCGCCGCGACAGCGGCACCCTCATCATGGCCCGCACCGACGCCGCAGCCGTGCACGGCTTTGAAGCTGCCATCGAACGCGCCCAGGCGTTTGAGGAAGCCGGTGCCGACATCCTGTTTGTCGAAGCCGTCACCCGCGCCGAAGAAGTGCGCGCCCTGCCCCAGCGCCTGCACGCCCCGCAGCTGATGAACATGGTCATCGGCGGCAAGACCCCGCTGTTCAATGCCGATGCGCTGGGCCAGCTGGGCTTTGGCTTTGTGCTCTACGCCAACGCCGCCCTGCAAGGCGCCGTGGCCGGCATGCAGAAATGCCTGACCGTGCTGCGCGATGCGCACCAGGTGGATGAAGACCCCGCCATCGTGGCCCCCTTCCTGGAACGCCAGCGTCTGGTGAACAAGGACTTCTGGGACGGGCTGGAGCAGAAATACCAGTAA